The following coding sequences are from one Prochlorococcus sp. MIT 0604 window:
- the speA gene encoding biosynthetic arginine decarboxylase → MTNFEPKKLKNIWTIEDSISTYNIDKWGDKYFSINSKGNISVTKDIKSENKIDLFKLVKELKSREINPPLIIRFNDILKDRINALHDSFLKAIKTYKYKNIYQGVFPVKCNQQKNVLEKIIEFGSQWNFGLEVGSKSELLIGLALLENQNSLLICNGYKDKKYIEIATLARKLGKNPIIVIEQRDEVKRIIEAVQELNATPLIGIRAKLSSKSSGRWGKSIGDNSKFGLSIPEIMLTIKELKEANLINEMKLLHFHIGSQISDIAVIKDALQEASQIYVELCKLGAPMQYIDVGGGLGIDFDGTKTSSNTSTNYSLQNYANDVIATIKDSCELNNIKHPTIISESGRAIISHCSVLIFNVLGTSHVSSKLQIFDNKNQQLIISNLLETFYELKKLKDKKINLSQIIELWNDAKKFKEDCLVAFRLGFLSLAERAYAEEITWACAKEISNNLNNDEINHPDLSEITETLASTYYANLSIFKSIPDSWAINQIFPIVPIHRHLEEPFCKGNFADLTCDSDGKLNNFIDDGKIKSLLNLHKPEKDKDYLVGIFMTGAYQEALGNLHNLFGSTNVVYIDINQDDSYKVKNIIKEDSKSEILQLLDYSSASLVESIRINTESAIDQKKLTIEEARKLMDQIEISLRKSSYLSE, encoded by the coding sequence TTGACCAATTTTGAGCCGAAAAAATTAAAGAATATTTGGACTATTGAAGATAGTATTTCGACTTACAACATAGACAAATGGGGAGATAAATATTTTTCTATAAATTCCAAAGGAAATATATCAGTAACTAAAGATATAAAATCTGAAAATAAGATTGATCTTTTTAAGCTTGTCAAAGAACTTAAGAGTAGAGAAATCAATCCTCCATTAATTATAAGATTTAATGATATCTTGAAAGATCGCATAAATGCATTACATGACTCTTTTTTAAAAGCAATAAAAACCTATAAATATAAGAACATTTATCAAGGCGTTTTTCCTGTCAAATGTAACCAACAGAAAAATGTTCTAGAAAAGATAATAGAGTTTGGTAGCCAATGGAATTTTGGTTTAGAAGTAGGAAGTAAATCAGAACTATTAATTGGCCTTGCACTTCTTGAAAACCAAAATTCATTATTAATATGCAACGGATATAAAGATAAAAAATATATTGAGATTGCTACTTTGGCCAGAAAACTAGGCAAAAATCCAATAATAGTTATTGAACAACGAGATGAGGTAAAAAGAATTATTGAAGCAGTTCAAGAACTTAACGCGACTCCATTGATAGGAATTAGAGCAAAGTTATCAAGTAAAAGTAGTGGTAGGTGGGGTAAATCTATTGGAGATAATTCCAAATTTGGATTATCAATCCCAGAAATTATGTTGACAATAAAAGAACTAAAAGAAGCAAATCTTATCAACGAAATGAAATTGCTCCATTTTCATATAGGCAGTCAAATAAGTGATATTGCTGTGATCAAAGATGCATTACAAGAAGCGAGTCAAATATATGTTGAACTATGCAAACTGGGAGCCCCTATGCAATATATCGACGTTGGGGGAGGATTAGGGATAGATTTTGATGGAACTAAAACCTCCTCAAACACCTCTACTAATTATTCTTTGCAAAATTATGCTAACGATGTAATTGCAACTATTAAGGATTCATGTGAATTAAATAATATCAAGCATCCAACCATAATCTCAGAAAGTGGAAGAGCAATAATTAGTCATTGTTCAGTTTTAATTTTTAATGTCTTAGGAACAAGCCATGTCAGTTCCAAACTACAAATTTTTGATAACAAAAATCAACAATTAATAATTTCAAACTTACTTGAAACTTTCTATGAATTAAAAAAACTTAAAGATAAAAAAATAAATTTATCTCAAATAATTGAACTATGGAATGATGCAAAAAAGTTTAAAGAAGATTGCTTAGTAGCTTTTAGATTAGGATTTTTAAGTTTGGCAGAAAGAGCTTATGCCGAAGAAATTACTTGGGCTTGCGCAAAAGAAATTTCTAATAACCTGAATAATGATGAAATCAATCACCCTGATTTATCTGAAATTACAGAAACTCTTGCATCAACTTATTATGCAAATTTATCTATCTTTAAATCTATTCCCGATAGCTGGGCAATAAATCAGATTTTTCCAATAGTACCAATACACAGGCACTTAGAGGAGCCGTTCTGCAAAGGCAACTTTGCAGATTTAACTTGTGATTCAGATGGGAAACTAAATAATTTTATTGATGATGGAAAAATTAAATCATTACTAAATTTACATAAGCCAGAGAAAGATAAAGATTATCTAGTTGGAATTTTTATGACTGGAGCCTATCAAGAAGCATTAGGAAACTTGCACAATTTATTTGGCAGTACAAACGTTGTTTATATAGACATAAATCAAGATGATTCATACAAGGTCAAAAATATTATTAAAGAGGACAGTAAATCTGAAATTTTACAATTGTTAGATTATAGCTCAGCTTCTTTGGTTGAATCTATAAGAATTAATACTGAATCAGCAATTGATCAAAAAAAATTAACTATTGAAGAAGCAAGGAAATTAATGGATCAAATCGAAATTAGTCTCAGAAAAAGTAGTTATTTATCAGAATAA
- the ndk gene encoding nucleoside-diphosphate kinase, whose amino-acid sequence MTKERTFIAIKPDGVQRGYVAEIIGRFEKKGFKLVGLKQLIPSKDLAQNHYGVHRERPFFGDLVDFISSGPVVAMVWEGEGVILSARKLIGATKPLEAEPGTIRGDLAIDIGRNIIHGSDGEDTAKFEIDLWFNEEELCEWETSDSKWRSEN is encoded by the coding sequence ATGACCAAAGAGAGAACCTTTATTGCAATTAAACCAGATGGAGTTCAAAGAGGATATGTTGCTGAGATTATTGGCAGATTTGAAAAAAAAGGATTTAAATTGGTTGGATTAAAGCAATTAATTCCTTCAAAAGATCTTGCTCAAAATCATTATGGAGTACATAGAGAAAGACCTTTTTTTGGTGATTTAGTAGACTTTATTTCAAGTGGTCCTGTTGTAGCAATGGTGTGGGAAGGCGAAGGAGTTATTTTGAGTGCTAGAAAACTAATAGGTGCAACAAAACCTCTAGAAGCAGAACCTGGCACAATTAGAGGCGATTTAGCTATTGATATTGGGAGGAATATTATTCATGGTTCTGATGGAGAAGATACAGCAAAATTTGAAATTGATCTATGGTTTAACGAAGAGGAATTATGTGAGTGGGAAACATCTGATTCGAAATGGCGATCTGAAAATTAA
- the thiO gene encoding glycine oxidase ThiO: protein MTQETKNSILIIGGGLVGLSIAYEFARNNFKVLVLSKNRNESAGFVAAGMLATHAEGLEDELLKFGQESQGLIPKWIKSIEQDSNIKCGLKKCGIVVPFKNKEDLEKFPTYQYGKYLNHKDLQTEINGMNSIWKHGLLFEQDGQIDNRRRLMRALERACSLHGVEFQEGSEVEDLKLEKNKITGAKVLCATGELKIINCQKAIICSGAWSKKIFKKIPVFPVKGQMLSIQGPTNFLKRVIFGPKTYLVPRDDGLIIVGATVEKDSKFNHGNTPNGIKQLQEGIRSLLPEAINWPQMEHWWGFRPCTPDIKPIIGKSKIENLFIATGHYRNGVLFSALTSDLLLKIVQNKCLSDIEKIFLEKFSLDRFDI, encoded by the coding sequence ATGACACAAGAAACAAAAAATTCAATATTAATTATTGGCGGTGGACTTGTTGGTTTATCTATTGCTTATGAATTTGCTAGAAATAATTTCAAAGTTTTAGTTTTAAGCAAAAACAGAAATGAATCAGCTGGATTTGTTGCTGCAGGAATGTTAGCTACTCATGCCGAAGGGCTCGAAGATGAGTTACTAAAATTTGGCCAAGAAAGTCAAGGTCTAATTCCAAAGTGGATAAAAAGTATTGAGCAAGATAGTAATATTAAATGCGGTTTAAAAAAATGTGGCATAGTAGTTCCTTTTAAAAATAAAGAAGATCTTGAAAAGTTTCCCACTTATCAATATGGAAAATATTTAAATCACAAAGACCTTCAAACAGAAATTAATGGAATGAATTCTATTTGGAAACATGGTTTACTATTTGAACAAGATGGTCAAATAGATAACAGAAGAAGACTGATGCGCGCTCTTGAGAGAGCATGCTCATTGCATGGAGTTGAATTTCAAGAAGGATCAGAAGTAGAGGATTTAAAATTAGAAAAAAACAAAATTACTGGTGCAAAAGTTTTATGTGCGACTGGGGAACTAAAAATAATTAACTGCCAAAAAGCAATTATATGCAGTGGTGCTTGGAGTAAAAAAATTTTTAAAAAGATTCCAGTCTTTCCTGTAAAGGGACAAATGCTATCTATACAAGGTCCAACAAATTTTTTGAAAAGAGTTATTTTTGGACCAAAAACTTATCTTGTTCCTCGTGATGACGGACTTATTATCGTTGGAGCTACAGTTGAAAAAGATTCAAAATTTAATCATGGCAATACTCCTAATGGAATAAAACAACTGCAAGAAGGTATTCGCTCCTTATTACCAGAAGCTATTAATTGGCCACAAATGGAACATTGGTGGGGATTTAGACCGTGCACTCCAGACATTAAACCAATAATTGGAAAATCAAAAATTGAAAACCTTTTTATAGCTACAGGACATTACAGAAATGGAGTTTTATTTTCTGCATTAACAAGTGATCTTCTTTTGAAAATAGTTCAAAATAAATGTCTCAGCGATATAGAAAAAATCTTTTTAGAGAAATTTAGTTTAGATAGATTCGATATTTAA